GGAGTTCGAAAAGCCCCACCCGGTGTCGGCCCCGACTACTCGAGCTGGCCGATCCTGCGCCGCAGTGCCCTCAGCTCGCGCATGGCCCGGACCGCGTGCTCACCGTCGAAGGACTGGATCGCCGTGATCGCCTCGTACTCGTCGTCGGGAAGTTCCAGCCGCGCGCAGCTGGCTCCCTCCGGGAAGCTGATCCCCAGGACGTCGGACCACGCGTACTGGCGGGTCAGGATCGAGTTGCGCACCTCCACGCCGTTCTCGTCGGCACGCAACCGCGGACGAACGGTCAGCAGGATCAGCCCGGCCAGCACCGCCCCGATGCCCACCATCGATACCTGGTCCGAAACGGTGAGCAACAGCCCCGAAGACGTTCGGCGCAGCAGCAGAGCGGCAATGACGCAGACGATCAGCACCACGGCAGCGGCGGGAATCGCCACCCTGCGCACTCGCAGGGGGCGCACCTGAACCACGCCGTCCGTCCCGGTGGAGGTACTCACAGGAACCCTCGCTCGTTGCTGTAGTCACCACGAAGTTCGCGCAGCACCAGCGCCGTGTCCAACGCCGCCGCCGTGGCCTCGAACCCCTTGTCCTCGACGGAACCCTCGAAACCGGCGCGCTCCACGGCCTGCTCCCTGGTGTCCACCGTCAGAACACCGTTGCCCACGGCCGTCGCCTCGTCGAGGGCGACCCTGCCGAGACCGGAGGTGACCGATTCGCAGACGTACTCGAAGTGCGGGGTTCCGCCGCGGATGACCACTCCCAGTGCGACGACCGCGTCGTAGTCGTGCGCCAGCTGCTGGGACACCAGGGGCAACTCCATGGACCCGGGAACGCGTACCACCCTCGGTTCCACGGTGCCCGCTTCCCCGGCCGCGTCCAGCGCACGCCGCAGCATCCGCTCCGCGATCTCGGTGTGCCAGCGAATGGCCACGATCGCGGGCCGCAGGTCCGGAGCGTGCGGGACCCGCACCTGTGGTCTTCCCTCGCCGCTCATGCCGTCACCCCCGAACCGTCACCCAGTGAGGAGTCCTCACCGTCGTCCAGATACTGCAGTTCGTGCCCCATCCGGTCCCGTTTGGTCCGCAGGTAGCGCAGGTTCTCCGCGTTGGGGCGCACCGGCAGGGGTTCCCTGCCCACGATACGCAGCCCGTAGCTCTCCAGACCGATGCGCTTGTCCGGATTGTTGGTCAGCAGGCGCATGGAACGGATGCCCAGGTCCGCGAGGATCTGGGCTCCCTGGCCGTAGTCGCGCCCGTCCACCGCCATCCCCAGCTCCAGGTTCGCGTCCACGGTGTCGGCACCGGCGTCCTGCAGCTGGTAGGCCTGCAACTTGTGCATCAGGCCGATACCCCGGCCCTCGTGACCGCGCATGTACAGCACCACGCCGCGCCCCGCTTCGGCCACCTTGGCCAGCGCCGCGTCGAGCTGGGGGCCGCAGTCGCAGCGCAGCGACCCGAGCACGTCACCGGTCAGGCACTCGGAGTGCACCCGGACGAGGATGTCCTCGCCGTCCCCGATCTCGCCGTAGACCAGCGCCAGGTGTTCGATGCCGTCCAGCAGGCTGTCGTAGCCGAAGGTGCGGAAAGTGCCGTGCTCGGTCGGGATGCGCGCCTCCGCGACCAGTTGGACCTGCTTCTCGAAGCGCCTGCGGTAGGCGATCAGGTCCGCGATGGTGATCAGCGCGAGATCGTGCTCGGAGGCGAAGACCTCGAGCTCGTCGCGCTTGGCCATCTCGCCCTCGCTCTTCTCGCTGACGATCTCGCAGAGCACCCCGGCCGAGCGCAGCCCGGCGATCCGGGCCAGGTCGACGGCGGCCTCGGTGTGTCCGGAACGCCGCAGCACCCCGCCCTCCCTGGCGCGCAGCGGAACCACGTGCCCGGGCCGGTTGAGGTCGGCCGCCACCGAGTTCTCGGCAGCGAGCACGTTGATGGTGCGCGCGCGGTCCGCGGCCGATATTCCGGTGCTCACCCCGTTGGCCGCGTCGACCGTGACCGTGTAGGCGGTGCCGTGCAGGTCCTGGTTGGCGTGATACATCGGGGGCAGGTCGAGCCGGTCGCAGTCCTGCCCGGTCAGCGCGGCGCAGACGTATCCCGAGGTGTAGCGCACCATGAAGGCGAGCAGCTCCGGCGTCGCCTTCTCCGCCGCGAAGATCAGGTCGCCTTCGTTCTCCCGGTCCTCGTCGTCGACCACCACCACGGGCCTGCCCGCGGCGATGTCGGCCAGCGCACGGTCGATGTCGGCGAACCTCGTGTCGCTGGCTTGTTGCGTGTTCTTGTCGTGGGGGGTCGACTCGTTCGAGTTCACCGCGCTTACTCCCTGCCTTCGCCGTTGTCCACCGCGCCTGATACCCCGGTACGGGTGAGCTGGTCGAGTTGAGGGCCCAACAGCCGCTCCACGTGCTTGGCCAGCGCGTCGACCTCGATGTTGACCCTGTCCCCCTGCGCACGCCTACCCAGCGTGGTCTCTTCGAGAGTGGTCGGGATCAGTGCCACGCTGAACTCCTGCTCACCGGCTTCGACGACGGTCAACGACACGCCGTCGACGGTGATCGACCCCTTCTCCACGAGATATCTGGACAGCCGCTCGGGGATGGAGATCCTGATCAGCCCGTCCGCTTCCGCTCCGGACACGATCCCCGTCGCGTCCACGTGCCCCTGCACGATGTGGCCGCCCAACCGATCGCCGAGCGCCATGGCGCGTTCGAGGTTGACCCGATCACCCGCCTTCAGCGCACCGAGTGTGGAACGACGC
This genomic stretch from Actinopolyspora halophila DSM 43834 harbors:
- a CDS encoding PH domain-containing protein; the protein is MSTSTGTDGVVQVRPLRVRRVAIPAAAVVLIVCVIAALLLRRTSSGLLLTVSDQVSMVGIGAVLAGLILLTVRPRLRADENGVEVRNSILTRQYAWSDVLGISFPEGASCARLELPDDEYEAITAIQSFDGEHAVRAMRELRALRRRIGQLE
- the ribH gene encoding 6,7-dimethyl-8-ribityllumazine synthase, whose protein sequence is MSGEGRPQVRVPHAPDLRPAIVAIRWHTEIAERMLRRALDAAGEAGTVEPRVVRVPGSMELPLVSQQLAHDYDAVVALGVVIRGGTPHFEYVCESVTSGLGRVALDEATAVGNGVLTVDTREQAVERAGFEGSVEDKGFEATAAALDTALVLRELRGDYSNERGFL
- a CDS encoding bifunctional 3,4-dihydroxy-2-butanone-4-phosphate synthase/GTP cyclohydrolase II, producing MNSNESTPHDKNTQQASDTRFADIDRALADIAAGRPVVVVDDEDRENEGDLIFAAEKATPELLAFMVRYTSGYVCAALTGQDCDRLDLPPMYHANQDLHGTAYTVTVDAANGVSTGISAADRARTINVLAAENSVAADLNRPGHVVPLRAREGGVLRRSGHTEAAVDLARIAGLRSAGVLCEIVSEKSEGEMAKRDELEVFASEHDLALITIADLIAYRRRFEKQVQLVAEARIPTEHGTFRTFGYDSLLDGIEHLALVYGEIGDGEDILVRVHSECLTGDVLGSLRCDCGPQLDAALAKVAEAGRGVVLYMRGHEGRGIGLMHKLQAYQLQDAGADTVDANLELGMAVDGRDYGQGAQILADLGIRSMRLLTNNPDKRIGLESYGLRIVGREPLPVRPNAENLRYLRTKRDRMGHELQYLDDGEDSSLGDGSGVTA
- a CDS encoding riboflavin synthase, which translates into the protein MFTGIVEELGEVAAVDPVSGGARLSVIAPTVTADASHGDSIAVDGVCLTVAGTPEGRFTVDVVDETLRRSTLGALKAGDRVNLERAMALGDRLGGHIVQGHVDATGIVSGAEADGLIRISIPERLSRYLVEKGSITVDGVSLTVVEAGEQEFSVALIPTTLEETTLGRRAQGDRVNIEVDALAKHVERLLGPQLDQLTRTGVSGAVDNGEGRE